In a single window of the Drosophila albomicans strain 15112-1751.03 chromosome 3, ASM965048v2, whole genome shotgun sequence genome:
- the LOC117568485 gene encoding uncharacterized protein LOC117568485 yields the protein MEPNRHHEYQTHHHPQSHHQLQPPHLQQHPHGHGHGHGHNHGHPHPQHAVHHHLQHHHQQPPPPATATTTVAPPPQQATTSGPSPHQHHLPMSMPLHHQQQQSQQQPQHLQHHPHHHQQQQAPPPPQQSSYQQSHAAYVRGGAAAASVMPPTGAAASGASGAAGGDPHMQYYTSNRELIVAKKSNEPQLPHASWQQYKAPPTGATSTTSTTSTLVQRQPPQQPPPQPQHYNSNSYWQTPPEEQHMARYGYSKVAPPRTTAISSSSSVGGTESLGSIRGSLGEPGRAAGGLGETGGMRGAAGLGGRVAGGTGAPSGLARPGGLGTTALANHRYYEDNLKYAPSGKLHSSATATRYELLDHVVNPSNALLGTASEQQPSPNYARKCPQHYEPPTEQRGAAATLGSAPGLPGQAAPPQGAAPGAAQQHQSLYMPMPQFSTENFQSTVHSAIEKYVRESAPAPSLDYRRSTASGGYGSRPTSGNSQSVSQSGSYYSSSKPLASYGKLEPESSSGLTRASLYHNPYNPPAVVEPDQLPTAAASSRDASPAAPHGYPTKYGKLLQQHSSQPRSSSNSNASASSSSSANPASYVQYYHHGTPSPAAAQVASPTPPQQLYNHTPPPSGGVGPGLGSASGGGGLSSAGGGPGLASSVGNAPGGLVSHSTLQVYPHGPDICCQPKMTPLPPKKSNAPSVKPNYKALIDDMLKQNISEKERNLKIIEKTLGSRQVPAAAPAPVLVPPPTVPQPILAPVIQQAPLAHSPLDLSMRTVKQTADSTEYKYKPKAAASPGTGLGLPRFDITPNFARSSGGSSSGGSGTSSAAATAVIRQAPAANASILTSASAASTESPLLIKAAQQLRPSVLETNPFAKRPQLPPETSIRALPKPPTATATTTASVSSSSPNPTPIPSSSSIAVPSSSNLHNSSNPNYLGRKRHLQEYNQQAAAALAKQSRLDAIPAPPMAASVPVIAINEQALAKQRLENSGSSIIVCPQPKQETQPLVPKMEPRIRTKAELKGFTFTPPVLAAASSTTSSIGEVNVASTSNSTATPTTTPSPAQLTNHIQIKLEPAPTPEQIFTQLPEESPSSSGFNSHSLLGDWGSTCNNLVEQLLNKVLPTKPMTPTTTPIKLELSEDDLPVARILKRQPTLPDVESAATTTTQLTSNTTTNGTQKKLSKTEREKKRLVQEQRIAARLAPTAGQSSSSESDTTELHKRKTERQKKPLMMRKSKNRRAEEKEKEQVKGKQEQSQGKRQEESSDEEQEQAENDDNSSSEAKKGKRTLKNKLQYAGGKNKTKGQQKQRDKEKEREKEKTNDKKEQQEDEDQDESSTSSSNEEEQQKEQAAEEDDDDEEEEEDEEQEKEDDEDEENEESDEDEDENEDEADKQPSVKRTKPKANTKPHRIALNTMTRSKRKQELEQQLANSKVLRNDKIIRNSTTKIKRKYVRKLVPDAKKEMMVTRLRNKRVVVSADQLNGRKLKAKAKAKTTTPQQQLFLEEYRYKLALKIPQRLISINKLNKLPQVAASLPDLERGRDLRQELACFKPARGRKPRAKATAAMLKEQPAQPQRLTTPQSIIDVLHLRVTSNGAVKSGQPVNCAASLHTYSETSQTSASNSLYEQPQETSTAATPDTGKRHFSIFDTKVLQSKTRTESKLQQHREIIREIFVGTERPASAPPECAQEQDQSPTLSYTQYEEFLEQMNRIGAANNNKLARHRTNIEVATATPTTPASGSSTQCPHKRKYLRRKGSSGFDYIRKKKRPTPHPPANSSNTNQSNNLQNANQEQEAASSLADADERLDDTDSTIAGSTSHLPLKVKTEVDIYREIQKWVLNKGVGQSTMHKAARQGLIDVVVYCLDRMGMNPDQKDNAGYTPLHEACTQGWLEIARLLLQFGANHSEAAQSGIRPLHGAIENDHEEVVRLLLSYGADPLLATYSGQTPLMLASSKLMCSILRSHLSDAQSASADIKPMRFQGPWEIFDEKENGFDIFDNVPNTACDMSRALRRERRRRRRNRSQGNSNKNSNSNGGLLLQTKDEVDKEKESKEMIKQNGETSAKTLTTAMAMTMVKLEPGTEDSNNNKNNGNNEHNNDNSVERNVTSVVNVKNEVKLEPQDDDEMNANNINNDNDNTLHYLHANHNDHANDLDHDHDDDEDDDADADVDNERETLTDELNGDIFEFEEADVPLPPLYLLKDEGSDKWVLLNDLCNLLKVKSKDTLLNKICPNSTTMASTQKQLLREFKIDDFLEQATCLQLLCAGEKLNMFSSSKVVLIRYNESVRNLLGVKTILMKF from the exons ATGGAACCAAACAGACATCACGAATATCAGACGCATCATCATCCACAATCCCACCACCAGCTGCAGCCACCGCATCTGCAACAGCATCCCCATGGACACGGCCATGGCCATGGACATAACCATGGGCATCCGCATCCACAGCATGCCGTACATCATCACCTGCAACATCACCACCAGCAACCACCACCGCcagccacagcaaccacaacggTTGCACCACCGCCACAACAGGCAACAACGAGTGGACCATCACCACATCAACACCACCTGCCCATGTCTATGCCACTgcaccaccagcaacaacagtcgcagcagcagccccaACATCTGCAGCATCACCCACACcaccatcagcaacagcaagcgcCACCACCGCCACAGCAATCGAGTTACCAACAGTCGCATGCGGCGTATGTGCGCGGTGGTGCAGCGGCAGCATCTGTAATGCCACCGACAGGTGCTGCAGCGAGTGGTGCAAGTGGTGCAGCTGGTGGCGATCCGCATATGCAGTACTACACCTCCAACAGGGAACTGATTGTGGCCAAAAAGTCGAATGAACCACAGCTGCCACATGCCAGCTGGCAGCAGTACAAGGCGCCACCAACGGGGGCAACATCCACAACTTCTACGACGTCCACCTTAGTGCAGCGacaaccaccacaacaaccaccgccacagccgcagcactacaacagcaacagctattGGCAGACGCCGCCAGAGGAGCAGCACATGGCACGCTATGGTTACAGCAAGGTGGCGCCACCTAGAACGACGGCGATAAGCTCTAGCAGCAGCGTGGGAGGAACAGAGAGTCTAGGAAGTATCAGAGGAAGTCTAGGAGAACCTGGACGAGCAGCTGGAGGTCTAGGAGAAACTGGGGGAATGCGAGGAGCTGCTGGTCTAGGAGGAAGAGTCGCAGGTGGAACAGGAGCACCTTCGGGACTAGCGCGACCTGGTGGTCTGGGAACAACTGCGTTAGCTAATCATCGGTACTACGAGGATAATCTAAAGTATGCTCCCAGTGGCAAGTTGCACTCGAGCGCCACAGCAACACGCTATGAGCTGCTTGATCATGTGGTGAATCCCAGCAATGCGTTGCTGGGCACCGCAAGCGAGCAACAGCCAAGTCCCAACTATGCACGCAAATGTCCGCAGCACTACGAACCGCCGACCGAGCAGCGTGGCGCCGCAGCCACATTGGGATCAGCGCCAGGCTTGCCAGGACAAGCAGCTCCTCCACAAGGCGCAGCACCGGGGGCTGCCCAACAGCATCAGAGTCTGTACATGCCGATGCCGCAGTTTAGCACGGAGAACTTTCAGAGTACCGTGCACAGTGCCATCGAAAAGTATGTGCGTGAATCCGCGCCAGCTCCCAGCCTAGACTATAGACGCAGTACAGCGAGTGGCGGCTACGGGAGCAGACCAACGAGCGGCAACAGTCAATCGGTTAGTCAGTCCGGCAGCTactacagcagcagtaaaCCTCTTGCAAGCTATGGCAAACTGGAGCCCGAATCGAGTTCCGGACTGACGCGTGCCTCGCTCTATCACAATCCCTACAATCCGCCCGCAGTTGTAGAGCCCGATCAGTTGCCCACAGCGGCGGCTAGCTCACGAGATGCTTCCCCCGCAGCGCCACACGGTTATCCCACCAAGTATGGCAAGCTCTTGCAGCAGCATAGCAGCCAACCCCGGTCCAGTTCCAACTCGAATGCTAGCGCCAGTTCGAGTTCCAGCGCCAATCCTGCTTCCTATGTGCAATACTATCATCATGGCACGCCCTCGCCTGCGGCAGCGCAAGTGGCGTCGCCCACGCCTCCACAGCAGCTCTACAATCACACTCCTCCTCCATCAGGAGGAGTAGGGCCTGGACTAGGTAGTGCAAGCGGAGGAGGCGGACTAAGCAGTGCAGGAGGAGGTCCAGGGCTTGCCAGTAGTGTAGGCAATGCACCGGGTGGGTTAGTCAGTCACTCCACGCTGCAGGTTTATCCTCATGGTCCGGACATTTGCTGTCAGCCTAAGATGACGCCCCTGCCTCCCAAGAAGAGCAACGCACCCAGCGTCAAGCCCAACTACAAAGCGCTTATCGATGACATGCTCAAACAGAACATCAGCGAAAAGGAGCGTAATCTCAAGATAATCGAAAAGACGCTCGGATCACGACAAGTTCCCGCTGCAGCTCCCGCTCCTGTGCTTGTGCCACCTCCCACAGTTCCTCAACCCATACTGGCTCCCGTGATACAGCAAGCACCGCTCGCGCACTCTCCACTCGATTTGTCCATGCGCACCGTGAAACAGACTGCCGACTCTACGGAGTACAAGTACAAACCCAAGGCGGCGGCTAGTCCAGGAACGGGTTTGGGACTTCCCCGCTTTGACATTACGCCCAACTTTGCCAGGAGCAGCGGTGGAAGTAGTAGTGGCGGCAGCGGGACAAGTTCAGCTGCTGCTACAGCTGTGATACGCCAAGCGCCCGCTGCAAATGCTTCAATTCTAACCTCCGCCTCGGCAGCCTCCACGGAGTCTCCGCTGCTCATCAAGGCAGCGCAGCAACTGCGTCCAAGTGTATTGGAGACAAATCCCTTTGCCAAGCGACCGCAGCTCCCGCCCGAGACAAGTATCAGAGCGCTGCCCAAACCGCCCACGGCAACAGCGACGACCACAGCCAGcgtgagcagcagcagccccaATCCAACTCCAATCCCctcgagcagcagcatcgcagTCCCCTCGAGTAGCAACTTGCACAACAGTAGCAATCCCAACTATCTCGGACGCAAGCGTCATCTTCAAGAATACAACCAGCAGGCAGCCGCAGCGCTGGCGAAGCAGTCCCGACTGGATGCAATTCCTGCACCGCCTATGGCCGCTAGTGTGCCTGTGATAGCCATCAATGAACAGGCGCTGGCGAAGCAACGACTCGagaacagcggcagcagcatcattGTGTGTCCGCAACCCAAGCAAGAAACGCAACCGTTGGTGCCCAAGATGGAGCCTAGAATACGCACGAAAGCGGAGCTCAAGGGATTCACGTTTACCCCGCCTGTGCTAGCAGCTGCAAGCTCCACGACCAGTTCGATAGGAGAAGTCAACGTTGCCAGCACTTCCAACTcaactgccacgcccactacgACTCCCTCGCCCGCCCAGCTGACCAATCACATACAGATCAAGCTGGAGCCGGCGCCCACGCCGGAACAGATCTTCACACAGCTCCCGGAGGAGTCTCCGTCTTCCTCGGGCTTCAACAGCCACAGTCTGCTTGGCGATTGGGGCAGCACCTGCAACAATTTGGTTGAGCAACTGCTCAACAAGGTACTTCCAACCAAACCGATGACTCCCACAACCACGCCCATCAAGTTAGAATTAAGCGAAGATGATTTACCCGTGGCGCGAATACTGAAACGTCAGCCGACGTTGCCCGACGTGGAGTctgcagcgacaacgacgacgcaACTGACCAGCAATACAACAACGAATGGCACCCAGAAGAAGCTAAGCAAGACGGAGCGGGAGAAAAAGCGATTGGTGCAAGAGCAAAGAATTGCGGCGAGGTTAGCACCAACAGCGGGGCAAAGCAGTAGCTCCGAGAGCGATACTACGGAACTGCATAAGCGCAAGACAGAGCGTCAGAAGAAGCCGCTGATGATGCGGAAGAGCAAAAACCGCAGGGCCgaggagaaagagaaggagcaAGTGAAGGGGAAACAGGAACAAAGTCAGGGAAAGCGTCAAGAGGAAAGCAGCGATGAGGAGCAAGAGCAGGCGGAGAATGACGACAACAGCTCGAGTGAAGCAAAGAAGGGTAAAAGAACGCTAAAgaataaattgcaatacgCAGGAGGCAAAAACAAGACCAAGggacagcagaagcagcgcgATAAAGAGAAGGAAAGGGAAAAGGAGAAGACCAACGATAAGAAAGAACAGCAGGAAGATGAAGATCAGGATGAGAGCAGcactagcagcagcaacgaagaggagcaacaaaaagaacaagcagcagaagaagacgatgatgatgaagaggaggaagaagaTGAGGAGCAGGAAAAAGAGGACGATGAAGATGAGGAAAATGAGGAGTCGGATGAGGATGAAGATGAGAACGAGGACGAGGCAGATAAGCAGCCTTCGGTGAAACGCACTAAACCCAAAGCCAACACTAAACCTCATCGCATTGCCCTCAACACGATGACACGCTCGAAGCGCAAGCAAGAGCTGGAACAACAGTTGGCCAACTCCAAGGTGCTGCGCAACGACAAAATCATACGCAACTCCACTACAAAGATCAAACGTAAGTACGTCAGGAAGTTGGTGCCCGATGCCAAGAAGGAAATGATGGTCACGCGTTTGAGGAACAAGCGAGTAGTCGTCAGCGCCGACCAGCTGAATGGTCGCAAACTCAAAGCGAAGGCCAAGGCCAAGACCACAACGCCTCAACAGCAACTCTTCCTCGAAGAATATCGCTACAAGTTGGCTTTGAAAATCCCACAACGCCTCATCTCCATCAATAAGCTGAACAAGTTGCCGCAGGTGGCGGCCTCGTTGCCGGATCTAGAGCGTGGCCGGGATCTGCGACAGGAGCTGGCGTGCTTTAAACCAGCGCGAGGACGCAAACCGCGTGCCAAGGCCACCGCAGCTATGCTGAAGGAGCAACCAGCTCAGCCCCAACGTCTTACCACTCCACAGTCCATTATTGATGTGCTGCATCTGCGTGTCACCTCCAATGGCGCCGTCAAGTCCGGACAACCGGTGAATTGTGCTGCTAGTCTGCACACTTACAGCGAAACTTCGCAAACGTCCGCATCCAATTCGCTGTACGAACAACCGCAGGAAACTTCCACTGCTGCTACTCCCGACACGGGCAAACGGCACTTTAGTATCTTTGATACAAAGGTGTTGCAAAGCAAAACGCGCACCGAGTCCAAGCTGCAGCAACATCGCGAAATCATACGCGAGATCTTTGTGGGCACCGAGCGGCCAGCGTCGGCGCCGCCAGAATGCGCCCAGGAGCAGGATCAATCCCCCACCTTAAGCTACACGCAGTACGAGGAGTTTCTGGAGCAAATGAATCGCATTGGCGCCGCCAACAATAATAAGCTGGCGCGGCACAGAACTAACATTGAGGTAGCCACAGCCACGCCAACGACGCCCGCATCCGGCAGCTCGACGCAGTGTCCACACAAACGAAAGTATCTGCGGCGCAAGGGAAGCTCCGGTTTCGACTATATACGCAAAAAGAAGCGACCCACGCCGCATCCACCAGCCAACAGCTCCAATACTAATCAATCGAACAACCTGCAAAACGCCAACCAGGAACAGGAAGCAGCCAGCTCCTTAGCCGATGCGGATGAGCGACTAGATGACACGGACAGCACTATAGCAGGCAGCACCTCGCATCTGCCGCTTAAGGTAAAGACCGAAGTCGACATCTATCGAGAGATCCAGAAGTGGGTGCTCAACAAGGGAGTCGGTCAGAGCACGATGCATAAGGCTGCTCGTCAGGGATTGATTGATGTTGTCGTCTATTGTCTGGATCGCATGGGCATGAATCCGGATCAGAAGGATAACGCGGGATATACGCCGTTGCACGAGGCTTGTACTCAAGGCTGGCTCGAGATTGCACGCCTCCTGCTGCAGTTTGGCGCCAATCACTCAGAAGCCGCCCAGTCGGGCATCCGACCGCTGCACGGAGCCATCGAGAACGATCACGAGGAGGTGGTGCGGCTGTTGCTCTCCTACGGCGCGGATCCGTTGCTGGCAACGTATTCAG GTCAAACGCCACTCATGTTAGCTTCAAGCAAATTGATGTGCAGCATATTGCGCTCTCACCTCAGCGATGCACAAAGTGCGTCCGCTGACATCAAACCGATGAGATTTCAGGGACCCTGGGAGATATTTG atGAAAAGGAAAATGGTTTTGATATATTCGATAATGTACCGAATACAGCATGTGATATGAGCAGAGCTCTACGTAGAGAAAGGAGGAGAAGGCGAAGAAATCGCAGCcagggcaacagcaacaaaaacagtaaCAGCAATGGAGGATTGTTGTTACAGACAAAGGACGAAGTGGATAAGGAGAAGGAGAGCAAAGAGATGATTAAACAAAATGGGGAGACAAGTGCAAAGACTTTAACGACGGcaatggcgatgacgatggtCAAACTGGAACCAGGCACTGAGgatagcaataacaacaagaataacggCAACAACGAACACAATAACGATAACAGTGTTGAGCGAAATGTAACTAGTGTTGTGAATGTCAAGAATGAGGTTAAACTGGAACCCCAAGACGATGACGAGatgaatgcaaataatatcaataatgACAATGATAATACTCTGCATTATCTGCATGCCAATCATAATGATCACGCTAATGATCTGGATCACGATcacgacgatgatgaggatgatgatgcCGATGCAGATGTGGATAACGAACGAGAGACGTTGACGGACGAATTGAATGgtgatatttttgaatttgaagaGGCCGATGTGCCCTTGCCACCACTGTACTTGCTCAAAGATGAGGGCAGTGATAAATGGGTACTCTTAAATGATTTGTGCAATTTACTTAAAGTCAAATCGAAGGATACGCTGCTGAATAAG ATCTGTCCAAATAGCACCACAATGGCCAGCACACAGAAGCAATTGCTGAGAGAGTTTAAGATCGATGACTTTCTGGAGCAGGCGACCTGCCTGCAATTACTGTGCGCCGGCGAGAAGCTGAACATGTTCAGCTCCTCGAAGGTTGTGCTCATCAGATACAACGAGAGCGTCCGCAATTTGTTAGGAGTTAAAaccattttaatgaaattttaa
- the LOC117572769 gene encoding catalase encodes MAERDAASNQLHDYKNNLKESPGVISTGAGAPIGIKDATQSVGPRGPLLLQDVNFLDEMAHFDRERIPERVVHAKGAGAFGYFEVTHDITQYCAAKVFEKVKKRTPLAVRFSTVGGESGSADTARDPRGFAVKFYTDDGVWDLVGNNTPIFFIRDPILFPSFIHTQKRNPTTHLKDADMFWDFLTLRPESTHQVSFLFGDRGTPDGYCHMNGYGSHTFKLVNAKGEPIYAKFHFKTDQGIKNLDVKTAADLASSDPDYSIRDLYNRIKNCKFPSWTLKIQVMTFEQAKKFKYNPFDVTKVWSHKEFPLIPVGKMVLDRNPTNYFAEVEQIAFSPAHMVPGIEPSPDKMLQGRLFSYSDTHRHRLGPNYLQIPVNCPYRVKVTNFQRDGFMNVTDNQGGAPNYFPNSFNGPQECPRARALSTCCPVTGDVYRYSSGDTEDNYGQVTDFWVHVLDNCAKKRLVQNIADNLSNASQFLQERAVKNFTLVHADFGRMLTEALNLIKSSKF; translated from the exons ATGGCTGAACGCGATGCCGCATCGAACCAACTCCACGACTATAAGAACAATCTGAAG GAATCTCCAGGTGTGATTTCAACTGGTGCCGGTGCTCCGATTGGCATTAAGGATGCCACTCAATCGGTGGGTCCTCGCGGCCCCCTGCTGCTGCAGGATGTGAACTTCCTGGACGAGATGGCGCACTTCGATCGTGAACGCATTCCCGAGCGTGTCGTGCACGCCAAGGGCGCTGGTGCTTTCGGTTACTTCGAGGTGACCCACGACATCACCCAATACTGTGCTGCCAAGGTGTTCGAGAAGGTGAAGAAGCGCACTCCACTCGCTGTGCGTTTCTCCACGGTGGGTGGCGAAAGTGGTTCGGCTGATACGGCACGTGATCCTCGTGGATTTGCTGTCAAGTTCTATACCGACGATGGTGTTTGGGATTTGGTGGGCAACAACACGCCCATTTTCTTCATTCGTGATCCCATTCTGTTCCCCAGCTTCATTCACACCCAGAAGCGTAATCCCACAACGCATTTGAAGGATGCCGATATGTTCTGGGACTTCTTGACGCTGCGTCCCGAGTCGACGCATCAGGTGTCGTTCCTGTTCGGTGATCGTGGCACTCCCGATGGTTATTGCCACATGAATGGCTACGGTTCGCACACCTTTAAGTTGGTGAATGCTAAGGGCGAGCCCATCTATGCCAAGTTCCATTTCAAGACGGATCAGGGCATCAAGAACTTGGATGTGAAGACCGCTGCGGATTTGGCTTCATCGGATCCCGATTATAGCATTCGTGATCTGTACAATCGCATCAAGAACTGCAAATTCCCCAGCTGGACACTGAAGATTCAGGTCATGACCTTTGAGCAGGCAAAGAAGTTCAAGTACAATCCATTCGATGTGACCAAGGTGTGGTCCCACAAGGAATTCCCCTTGATTCCCGTGGGCAAAATGGTGCTCGATCGCAATCCCACGAATTACTTTGCCGAGGTCGAACAGATTGCGTTCAGTCCGGCTCACATGGTGCCTGGCATTGAGCCATCGCCCGATAAGATGTTGCAGGGTCGCCTGTTCTCCTACTCGGACACGCATCGTCATCGTCTGGGACCCAATTATCTGCAGATTCCCGTCAATTGCCCATACCGCGTGAAGGTCACCAACTTCCAACGCGATGGCTTCATGAATGTCACCGACAATCAAGGCGGTGCTCCCAACTATTTCCCCAACTCCTTCAATGGACCCCAGGAGTGCCCACGTGCTCGTGCCTTGTCCACCTGTTGCCCGGTGACCGGCGATGTCTATCGCTATAGCAGCGGCGATACCGAGGATAACTATGGCCAGGTCACCGATTTCTGGGTGCATGTGCTTGACAATTGCGCTAAGAAGCGACTCGTTCAGAATATTGCCGACAATCTGAGCAATGCCAGCCAGTTCTTGCAGGAGCGTGCCGTCAAGAACTTTACATTGGTTCATGCCGATTTCGGGCGCATGCTTACCGAGGCCCTCAATCTGATTAAATCGtccaaattttaa